The Pochonia chlamydosporia 170 chromosome Unknown PCv3seq00008, whole genome shotgun sequence sequence AGAGCGGACTATCCGCACTAGATAGTTTTTTTCCCTTTCAATTCACTATTATCCTTCTTGTAAGGAAGCCTTTGATTGTTTTTCTAAGAGACGAGTGTGACGCTTAGTTTGGTTCTACAGTGAAGAAACTAGCTGCAATACTATGAGCTTGTGACTTTGCACATCTACTATCCACGTTTATCAGTTACGCCTGCAACGGGCTACATGTAGTCAAGTAGTCAAAATGCCACGTCGCCCCTTGCACTTCAGTGCGGTGTTTTGCATGGCATTGAATCAGCTAAAGGGTAGAAGTCCGCGGACCAAGCAACTAACCCATGGCTATTACATTATCTGATAGTGGAGGTCACTGTCGGGAGACATTTACATTTTCTTCTCACAAGACTGCGAGCGAGGGTTCATTAACGAGCCCAAAGGCAACAAGTTGGTCAAAGTCTTCCGTCGTCAAGCTCGTCACATCACGATCATCCTTGGTAATCTCCTTCCTCAAGCGACAGGCAACTCTAAGAGCAATAGAAGCCTTTTGCGTCTTTCCTGCTGCCTCGAACAATTTGCCTTTGAGGAAAGTAGTGCGAGCAATCTCGTTCTTGTCTGCACTCGGATCAACGGACCAAATGTCTAGTGCCCTATTGATCATGGCACTAAAAGGAGGTCAGACAAACGTCTAGGTAAGTACTTCAAGGTGGCAGCACTTACATCGCCTCTTCGCTCCGACCTGAGCGTAGAAAGTGTTGGGCAATTTTGTGGGCGACACTTGCAGAGTAGAAATCTCATTCACCCACCGTCGCGCACATATGGCGCCACGCTCTCTGATGATAATCAAAACTCTCGTCCCATTCATTTTGCGCAGCGCGGAGGTTGCCGAGTGCATAAAAAATCAGACCAGTCCGGACAGATTCCCTATCGTCTTTGCCCAAGGCCCTTTCTCTCCCCGCCAAGCTGTCCAGGAGAAGCGTGCTGCACTCTTCAAACTTGCCTTGTGCAAGCAAGGCCCAGCTCAGGTTGACCTCGCCTGAGCGCGGAATGTAGTTGCCGAGAGCTTTGCGCATCTGCAGCGCCTCCTTGAGATCGGCTTCACCTTCTTTGTACCGTCTATCCTGAATGCGTGAGATGCCTCGCTCTGCGTAGGCGAGGTATAATCTCTCGTCTGCAACGCCCAGCTCTCTGCAGATTTTGGAAACTAGATCGAGAGAACGTTCCTTGTGAATGCGGCTTGTATCGAACTCGCTCGCATCCATGGCTATGGCTCCTAGGCAGAAATGGATGTCTGCAAGCAGGGAATCCCGAT is a genomic window containing:
- a CDS encoding tetratricopeptide repeat domain-containing protein (similar to Metarhizium robertsii ARSEF 23 XP_007824795.2); this translates as MDASEFDTSRIHKERSLDLVSKICRELGVADERLYLAYAERGISRIQDRRYKEGEADLKEALQMRKALGNYIPRSGEVNLSWALLAQGKFEECSTLLLDSLAGRERALGKDDRESVRTGLIFYALGNLRAAQNEWDESFDYHQRAWRHMCATVGRSEEAIAMINRALDIWSVDPSADKNEIARTTFLKGKLFEAAGKTQKASIALRVACRLRKEITKDDRDVTSLTTEDFDQLVAFGLVNEPSLAVL